Proteins encoded together in one Triticum dicoccoides isolate Atlit2015 ecotype Zavitan chromosome 7B, WEW_v2.0, whole genome shotgun sequence window:
- the LOC119337792 gene encoding aldehyde dehydrogenase family 2 member B7, mitochondrial-like, giving the protein MAAAAAGATRRAASSLASRCLLSRPAASPAAVPSALRRADGARGLLPGLLQRFGTAAAAEEPISPSVQVGETQLLINGKFVDAASGKTFPTLDPRTGEVIARVSEGDAEDVDRAVVAARKAFDEGPWPKMTAYERSRILLRFADLIEKHNDEIAALETWDNGKPYEQAAHIEVPMLARLMRYYAGWTDKIHGLIVPADGPHHVQVLHEPIGVVGQIIPWNFPLLMYGWKVGPALACGNTIVLKTAEQTPLSALYVSKLLHEAGLPEGVLNIVSGFGPTAGAALASHMDVDKIAFTGSTDTGKVILELSARSNLKPVTLELGGKSPFIVMDDADIDQAVELAHFALFFNQGQCCCAGSRTFVHERVYDEFVEKSKARALKRVVGDPFRKGVEQGPQIDDEQFKKILRYIKSGVDSGATLVTGGDKLGDKGYYIQPTIFSDVQDGMKIAQEEIFGPVQSIFKFNDLNEVIKRANASQYGLAAGVFTNNLDTANTLTRALRAGTVWVNCFDIFDAAIPFGGYKMSGIGREKGIDSLKNYLQVKAVVTALKNPAWL; this is encoded by the exons CAGGGCAG ATGGAGCACGTGGATTGTTGCCAGGACTCCTTCAGAGGTTCGGCACTGCCGCAGCAGCAGAGGAGCCCATTTCGCCTTCTGTCCAAGTGGGCGAGACGCAGCTCCTTATCAACGGCAAATTCGTTGATGCTGCATCTG GCAAGACCTTCCCGACTCTGGATCCTCGCACTGGGGAGGTGATTGCCCGTGTGTCTGAAGGAGATGCCGAAGATGTTGACCGTGCAGTTGTTGCGGCGCGCAAGGCATTCGATGAAGGGCCATGGCCAAAGATGACTGCCTAT GAGAGATCCCGGATTCTTCTGCGATTTGCTGATTTGATAGAGAAGCACAATGACGAAATTGCTGCACTGGAGACGTGGGACAACGGGAAGCCCTATGAGCAAGCTGCCCACATCGAAGTGCCAATGCTTGCTCGGCTTATGCGGTACTATGCAG GCTGGACTGACAAGATCCATGGCCTCATCGTACCGGCTGATGGCCCGCACCATGTACAGGTGCTGCACGAGCCGATTGGTGTCGTGGGTCAGATCATCCCGTGGAACTTCCCACTTTTGATGTATGGCTGGAAAGTTGGCCCTGCTTTGGCCTGTGGGAACACCATCGTTCTCAAGACTGCTGAGCAAACTCCTCTATCTGCCCTCTATGTTTCTAAGCTGTTGCATGAG GCTGGACTACCCGAAGGTGTCCTCAACATCGTATCTGGTTTCGGTCCTACTGCTGGGGCTGCTCTTGCTAGCCACATGGATGTTGACAAG ATTGCATTCACTGGATCAACAGATACTGGGAAAGTTATTCTTGAGTTATCTGCACGGAGCAATCTTAAGCCAGTGACACTGGAGCTAGGAGGCAAGTCTCCTTTTATCGTCATGGATGATGCAGATATCGACCAAGCCGTTGAGCTTGCGCATTTTGCGCTGTTTTTTAACCAG GGACAATGCTGCTGCGCTGGGTCTCGCACGTTCGTACATGAGCGTGTTTATGATGAGTTTGTTGAGAAGTCCAAGGCTCGCGCTTTGAAGCGTGTAGTTGGTGATCCATTCAGGAAAGGTGTTGAGCAGGGCCCTCAG ATTGATGACGAGCAATTTAAGAAGATCTTGCGGTACATTAAGTCGGGTGTGGACAGTGGAGCCACCCTTGTGACAGGTGGTGACAAGTTGGGTGACAAAGGTTACTACATCCAGCCAACAATTTTCTCAGATGTGCAG GATGGCATGAAGATTGCCCAAGAGGAGATATTTGGGCCTGTTCAGTCGATTTTCAAGTTCAA TGACCTCAACGAGGTGATCAAGAGGGCGAACGCAAGCCAGTACGGATTGGCCGCAGGTGTTTTCACCAACAACCTGGACACGGCCAACACCTTGACGCGTGCCCTCAGGGCTGGCACGGTCTGGGTGAACTGCTTCGACATCTTTGACGCCGCGATCCCCTTCGGCGGGTACAAGATGAGCGGCATCGGTAGGGAGAAGGGCATCGACAGCCTGAAGAACTACCTGCAAGTCAAGGCGGTCGTCACCGCACTTAAGAACCCCGCATGGTTGTGA